A genomic segment from Aegilops tauschii subsp. strangulata cultivar AL8/78 chromosome 1, Aet v6.0, whole genome shotgun sequence encodes:
- the LOC109741085 gene encoding uncharacterized protein isoform X3, whose amino-acid sequence MAAPPRRNPNHGGKRKDEEPWLAAGIRPANFLPGLAIGFLLGLSSSWRPRISLPSAPAPRGSKRAAVGSSAAPAPGEELKMVLVVRQDLKMGAGKIASQCAHAATGLYADLLASNRVLLRQWEQFGPCKNQQEMNRIKETAEHRGIPTFVVADAGRFVLAGSKTVLAVGPGRKADIDSVTGKLRLL is encoded by the exons ATGGCTGCTCCGCCGCGGCGAAACCCCAACCACGGCGGCAAGAGGAAG GATGAGGAGCCGTGGCTCGCGGCGGGCATCCGCCCGGCCAACTTCCTCCCGGGCCTGGCCATCGGGTTCCTCCTCGGCCTCTCCTCCTCCTGGAGGCCGAGGATCAGCCTCCCGTCTGCCCCGGCGCCACGGGGCTCCAAGCGGGCCGCCGTCGGTTCGTCCGCCGCCCCAGCACCAGGCGAAGAGCTCAAGATG GTTTTAGTTGTGCGTCAGGATCTTAAGATGGGGGCTGGGAAAATAGCGTCTCAATGTGCCC ATGCGGCAACTGGCTTGTATGCGGATCTGTTGGCAAG CAACCGAGTTCTTTTGAGACAATGGGAACAGTTCGGACCATGCAAGAATCAACAGGAAAT GAACAGGATAAAGGAAACTGCAGAACACCGAGGTATCCCAACTTTTGTTGTTGCAGATGCAGGTAGGTTT GTACTGGCTGGGTCTAAGACAGTTCTTGCAGTAGGGCCAG GGAGGAAAGCAGACATAGATTCAGTTACTGGGAAATTGCGCTTACTGTGA
- the LOC109741085 gene encoding uncharacterized protein isoform X2: MAAPPRRNPNHGGKRKDEEPWLAAGIRPANFLPGLAIGFLLGLSSSWRPRISLPSAPAPRGSKRAAVGSSAAPAPGEELKMVLVVRQDLKMGAGKIASQCAHAATGLYADLLASNRVLLRQWEQFGPCKNQQEMNRIKETAEHRGTGWV; the protein is encoded by the exons ATGGCTGCTCCGCCGCGGCGAAACCCCAACCACGGCGGCAAGAGGAAG GATGAGGAGCCGTGGCTCGCGGCGGGCATCCGCCCGGCCAACTTCCTCCCGGGCCTGGCCATCGGGTTCCTCCTCGGCCTCTCCTCCTCCTGGAGGCCGAGGATCAGCCTCCCGTCTGCCCCGGCGCCACGGGGCTCCAAGCGGGCCGCCGTCGGTTCGTCCGCCGCCCCAGCACCAGGCGAAGAGCTCAAGATG GTTTTAGTTGTGCGTCAGGATCTTAAGATGGGGGCTGGGAAAATAGCGTCTCAATGTGCCC ATGCGGCAACTGGCTTGTATGCGGATCTGTTGGCAAG CAACCGAGTTCTTTTGAGACAATGGGAACAGTTCGGACCATGCAAGAATCAACAGGAAAT GAACAGGATAAAGGAAACTGCAGAACACCGAG GTACTGGCTGGGTCTAA
- the LOC109741085 gene encoding uncharacterized protein isoform X1, with translation MAAPPRRNPNHGGKRKDEEPWLAAGIRPANFLPGLAIGFLLGLSSSWRPRISLPSAPAPRGSKRAAVGSSAAPAPGEELKMVLVVRQDLKMGAGKIASQCAHAATGLYADLLASNRVLLRQWEQFGPCKNQQEMNRIKETAEHRGIPTFVVADAGTGWV, from the exons ATGGCTGCTCCGCCGCGGCGAAACCCCAACCACGGCGGCAAGAGGAAG GATGAGGAGCCGTGGCTCGCGGCGGGCATCCGCCCGGCCAACTTCCTCCCGGGCCTGGCCATCGGGTTCCTCCTCGGCCTCTCCTCCTCCTGGAGGCCGAGGATCAGCCTCCCGTCTGCCCCGGCGCCACGGGGCTCCAAGCGGGCCGCCGTCGGTTCGTCCGCCGCCCCAGCACCAGGCGAAGAGCTCAAGATG GTTTTAGTTGTGCGTCAGGATCTTAAGATGGGGGCTGGGAAAATAGCGTCTCAATGTGCCC ATGCGGCAACTGGCTTGTATGCGGATCTGTTGGCAAG CAACCGAGTTCTTTTGAGACAATGGGAACAGTTCGGACCATGCAAGAATCAACAGGAAAT GAACAGGATAAAGGAAACTGCAGAACACCGAGGTATCCCAACTTTTGTTGTTGCAGATGCAG GTACTGGCTGGGTCTAA